A single genomic interval of Lucilia cuprina isolate Lc7/37 chromosome 2, ASM2204524v1, whole genome shotgun sequence harbors:
- the LOC111686978 gene encoding sodium-coupled monocarboxylate transporter 2 isoform X2, with translation MSIVVSKVYLPVFAALRVGSSYEYLEVRFSSAVRSIASIMFVMDEMFFLPIILYVPAIAFNQVTGINIHIISSVICVICVFYTLIGGIKAVVHTDAWQILVMFLSVLVVVIFGTVYAHGFGNVFQSASEGGRLIFANINPSPYDRQTLWGVLIGGFFYWTSFNSVNQTMVQRYMSLPSLKKAQCSIVIFTIGIVLFISVCCFAGLLVYNFYKDCDPLSSGLITHDDQLLPVYVMQTVGSLHGIPGLFIAGVFGAALSSLSVVLNSTALVILEDIVKGCFHLKLSEKASSILVKSCIIVLGGVAVSLVFVLEQLSGILSVATSVTAIAAGTTCGIFTLGMLVPWSNNKGALAGALAGALMSGWISFGSQIAFAQGQVTPVKLPVSVSDCPISDYPLFGNSTSSPVDESDVFPLYRLSFHWINPIGVLTTVLVGTIVSFLTGPTVVKKLDADVISPVIHRFLPKECFPPTSTGDGDITRENTAQTLTYLLSDGSSKITDLDGSTDNSEKY, from the exons ATGTCAATTGTTGTTTCCAAAGTTTATTTACCAGTTTTTGCAGCACTACGTGTGGGATCTTCATATGAG taTTTAGAAGTGCGTTTCAGTTCCGCTGTACGCAGTATTGCCTCAATAATGTTTGTAATGGATGAG atgtttttcttgccaattattttatatgtaccTGCGATAGCATTTAATCAAG taaccGGCATTAATATTCACATTATAAGTAGTGTGATCTGTGTAATATGTGTATTTTATACACTAATT GGTGGTATCAAAGCTGTGGTCCATACTGATGCTTGGCAAATTTTGGTCATGTTTTTATCAGTTTTGGTTGTAGTTATATTTGGTACTGTATATGCTCATGGCTTTGGTAATGTCTTTCAAAGTGCCTCCGAAGGTGGCCGCTTAATATTTGCCAA TATTAACCCATCGCCCTATGATCGCCAGACGTTGTGGGGTGTTTTGATTGGTGGCTTTTTCTATTGGACTTCTTTTAATTCGGTTAATCAGACAATGGTGCAACGTTATATGTCTTTGCCATCCTTGAAAAAGGCTCAATGTTCGATAGTTATTTTTACCATTGGTATTGTGCTTTTCATATCGGTGTGTTGTTTTGCCGGTTTATTGGTGTATAATTTCTATAAGGATTGCGATCCCTTGTCATCCGGCTTAATAACG CATGATGATCAACTTTTACCCGTATATGTTATGCAAACTGTGGGAAGTCTACATGGCATACCAGGTCTGTTCATAGCCGGTGTCTTTGGTGCTGCTCTCAGCTCGCTTTCGGTAGTTTTGAATTCAACAGCTTTGGTTATTTTGGAAGATATTGTTAAAGGCTGCTTCCACTTGAAATTATCCGAAAAGGCTTCCTCTATATTGGTAAAGAGTTGTATTATTGTTCTTGGAGGTGTGGCTGTATCACTTGTTTTTGTCTTAGAACAATTAAGCGGTATATTAAGTGTGGCTACTTCGGTAACTGCTATTGCTGCTGGCACTACTTGTGGTATATTCACATTGGGCATGTTAGTGCCATGGAGTAATAATAAAGGTGCTTTGGCTGGTGCCTTGGCAGGTGCTTTAATGTCTGGCTGGATTTCATTTGGTTCACAAATTGCCTTTGCCCAGGGTCAGGTGACACCTGTAAAACTTCCAGTTTCCGTGTCGGATTGTCCTATTAGTGATTATCCATTGTTCGGCAACAGTACTTCGAGTCCGGTAGATGAATCAGATGTATTTCCTTTATATCGCCTATCATTCCATTGGATTAATCCTATTGGTGTACTTACTACCGTTCTAGTGGGCACAATAGTTTCATTCTTAACAGGTCCAACTGTTGTGAAGAAATTAGATGCTGATGTCATATCGCCAGTGATTCACAG
- the LOC111686975 gene encoding chitinase domain-containing protein 1, translating to MLTKERKILSLKLIICTCLLVGKVYATISPGDKSQKQPKPLKVKTGPRDESVFDLDLIDIEPSAKEILINSGSYYKDTTARRFNGTVLGFVTPWNSHGYEIATTFAKKFDVISPVWFQIVKQEGKYKINGLHDIDARWMKDVRKKGINEQRSMQFFPRFLFENFSDNDFTQLLSSDQEISKVSELLRKTCVQHKFEGIVLEYWLQLGGRVANKFLQKLAISISKALAKDNLKLILVIPPYRPQLVNMFNDYHMDKLYQHVYAFSLMTYDYSTVQRPGANSPLHWIKQSIEHIAPDNTNDVMVKRKKILMGLNMYGNDYTPDGGGPIVAGQYLDLLRNLKKRLTYDENDVENFFEIRTNTGRHYVFYPTLYSLNERIKLAQKMGVGISIWELGQGLDYFYDLF from the exons TATACGCTACCATATCGCCAGGAgataaatctcaaaaacaaCCCAAACCACTGAAAGTTAAAACCGGTCCAAGAGATGAAAGCGTTTTTGATTTGGACTTAATCGATATAGAACCTTCGGCCAAAGAAATACTTATTAATAGTGGCTCATATTATAAAGATACAACTGCTCGACGTTTCAATGGAACTGTATTGGGTTTTGTGACGCCG TGGAATTCACATGGCTAcgaaatagcaacaacatttgCAAAGAAATTTGACGTCATATCGCCGGTATGGTTTCAAATTGTCAAACAAGAaggtaaatacaaaataaatggactCCACGACATTGATGCCAGATGGATGAAAGATGTgcgaaaaaaaggaataaatgaACAAAGATCTATGCAAT TCTTTCCtcgttttttatttgaaaattttagtgaTAATGACTTTACCCAACTACTTTCATCCGATCAAGAGATATCCAAAGTCTCCGAACTATTAAGAAAAACCTGTGTACAGCACAAATTTGAAGGCATTGTTCTCGAATACTGGCTGCAGCTTGGTGGTCGTGTAGCAAATAAGTTCTTACAAAAACTTGCCATTTCGATAAGCAAGGCATTAGctaaagataatttaaaacttattttagttATTCCCCCCTATCGTCCTCAGCTGGTTAATATGTTTAATGATTATCACATGGATAAATTGTACCAGCATGTTTATGCCTTTTCATTAATGACCTATGACTATTCCACGGTGCAACGACCTGGAGCAAATTCTCCTCTGCATTGGATTAAACAGTCTATTGAGCACATAGCTCCCGACAACACAAACGATGTGATGGTAAAACGTAAAAAGATCCTTATGGGTTTGAATATGTACGGTAATGATTATACGCCAGATGGTGGTGGTCCAATCGTTGCCGGTCAATATTTGGATTTATTGCGCAACCTTAAAAAACGTTTAACTTATGATGAGAATGATGtggaaaacttttttgaaataag AACTAATACTGGTCGTCATTATGTGTTTTATCCTACACTGTACTCCTTAAATGAGCGCATTAAACTTGCACAAAAAATGGGTGTTGGTATATCTATTTGGGAATTGGGACAGGGTTTAGATTACTTTTATGATCTATTTTAA
- the LOC111686974 gene encoding ovarian-specific serine/threonine-protein kinase Lok isoform X1 → MMVREREPVEQPQTQGATQSQASNLWSQVESQPMDNIVWGRLYGKNIKVKSLGTSNRPYKILYLNTSFSVDLNVETFTAGRGENNDLILTLNDLPEKILCRISKVHFTIKRADCDLSNPVYIEDLSRNGTFVNSERIGTNRRRILQNDDIISLSHPTYKAFVFKDLSPNEAMGLPTDITSNYYVSRKLGSGACGLVRLVYDRRTCQQYAMKIVKKNMLATSTNPNHLNDPNRVMNEAKIMKSLEHPCVIKMHDIVDKPDSVYMVLEFMKGGDLLNRIVSNKRLSEKVSKLYFYQMCHAVKYLHDKGITHRDLKPDNVLLETSDEETLLKVSDFGLSKFVQKDSVMRTLCGTPLYVAPEVLLTGGRGAYTKKVDIWSLGVVLFTCLSGTLPFSDDYGSPACDQIKKGQFRFNHPSWKQVSQRATSLIKNMLNVDPQRRPTIDDVLQSMWLKDPVMLRTANKLMNIEPMETEDQENFIEPPTKRSRR, encoded by the exons ATGATGGTACGCGAACGGGAGCCTGTAGAACAGCCACAAACTCAAGGTGCTACACAGAGCCAGGCTTCTAATCTGTGGAGTCAAGTGGAGAGCCAGCCCATGGACAATATAGTTTGGGGCCGTTTAtatggcaaaaatattaaagttaaatcaTTGGGTACGAGCAACAGACCCTATAAAATACTCTATCTGAATACGTCTTTTTCTGTTG ATTTGAATGTTGAAACTTTTACGGCCGGACGAGGAGAAAACAATGATCTAATATTGACACTCAACGATTTGCCGGAAAAGATTTTATGTCGCATCTCCAAAGTTCACTTTACCATTAAACGCGCAGATTGTGATCTTTCAAATCCAGTTTATATTGAG gaCTTATCTCGAAACGGTACCTTTGTGAATAGTGAAAGAATTGGAACCAACCGACGACGCATACTACAAAATGATGATATAATCTCACTGTCACATCCCACTTATAAAG CTTTTGTTTTCAAAGACCTCAGTCCAAATGAGGCCATGGGCCTACCCACAGATATCACTTCCAATTATTATGTAAGTCGAAAATTAGGTTCCGGTGCCTGTGGTTTAGTTCGTCTAGTCTACGATCGACGAACATGTCAACAGTATGCaatgaaaattgttaagaaaaatatgctGGCAACTAGTACAAATCCAAATCATTTAAATGATCCAAATCGGGTAATGAATGAGGCTAAAATTATGAAAAGCTTGGAACAT ccTTGTGTTATTAAAATGCATGATATAGTTGACAAGCCCGATTCTGTGTATATGGTTTTGGAATTTATGAAAGGCGGAGATTTACTCAATCGCATTGTAAGCAATAAACGTTTATCGGAGAAAgtatcaaaattatatttctatcaAATGTGCCATgctgttaaatatttacatgataaag gcaTAACTCATCGAGACTTGAAGCCTGATAATGTATTACTTGAAACTTCCGATGAAGAAACATTATTAAAGGTTTCTGATTTTGGTTTGAGTAAGTTTGTACAGAAAGATTCTGTAATGCGTACGCTATGTGGCACACCTCTGTATGTTGCACCAGAAGTGTTGTTAACTGGTGGTCGAGGAGCCTATACCAAAAAAGTTGACATTTGGAGTTTGGGCGTTGTTCTATTTACTTG tTTGAGTGGCACTTTACCATTTTCTGATGATTATGGTTCGCCAGCCTGTgatcaaattaaaaaaggacAATTTCGCTTTAATCATCCCTCCTGGAAACAGGTTTCTCAGCGCGCAACTTCTCTTATTAAAAACATGCTCAACGTAGACCCTCAGCGTAGGCCTACTATTGATGATGTTCTGCAAAGTATGTGGCTAAAAGATCCAGTCATGTTACGCACTGCTAACAAACTTATGAATATCGAACCAATGGAGACAGAAGACCAAGAAAATTTCATAGAGCCACCCACTAAACGATCAAGACGATAA
- the LOC111686974 gene encoding ovarian-specific serine/threonine-protein kinase Lok isoform X2 codes for MMVREREPVEQPQTQGATQSQASNLWSQVESQPMDNIVWGRLYGKNIKVKSLDLNVETFTAGRGENNDLILTLNDLPEKILCRISKVHFTIKRADCDLSNPVYIEDLSRNGTFVNSERIGTNRRRILQNDDIISLSHPTYKAFVFKDLSPNEAMGLPTDITSNYYVSRKLGSGACGLVRLVYDRRTCQQYAMKIVKKNMLATSTNPNHLNDPNRVMNEAKIMKSLEHPCVIKMHDIVDKPDSVYMVLEFMKGGDLLNRIVSNKRLSEKVSKLYFYQMCHAVKYLHDKGITHRDLKPDNVLLETSDEETLLKVSDFGLSKFVQKDSVMRTLCGTPLYVAPEVLLTGGRGAYTKKVDIWSLGVVLFTCLSGTLPFSDDYGSPACDQIKKGQFRFNHPSWKQVSQRATSLIKNMLNVDPQRRPTIDDVLQSMWLKDPVMLRTANKLMNIEPMETEDQENFIEPPTKRSRR; via the exons ATGATGGTACGCGAACGGGAGCCTGTAGAACAGCCACAAACTCAAGGTGCTACACAGAGCCAGGCTTCTAATCTGTGGAGTCAAGTGGAGAGCCAGCCCATGGACAATATAGTTTGGGGCCGTTTAtatggcaaaaatattaaagttaaatcaTTGG ATTTGAATGTTGAAACTTTTACGGCCGGACGAGGAGAAAACAATGATCTAATATTGACACTCAACGATTTGCCGGAAAAGATTTTATGTCGCATCTCCAAAGTTCACTTTACCATTAAACGCGCAGATTGTGATCTTTCAAATCCAGTTTATATTGAG gaCTTATCTCGAAACGGTACCTTTGTGAATAGTGAAAGAATTGGAACCAACCGACGACGCATACTACAAAATGATGATATAATCTCACTGTCACATCCCACTTATAAAG CTTTTGTTTTCAAAGACCTCAGTCCAAATGAGGCCATGGGCCTACCCACAGATATCACTTCCAATTATTATGTAAGTCGAAAATTAGGTTCCGGTGCCTGTGGTTTAGTTCGTCTAGTCTACGATCGACGAACATGTCAACAGTATGCaatgaaaattgttaagaaaaatatgctGGCAACTAGTACAAATCCAAATCATTTAAATGATCCAAATCGGGTAATGAATGAGGCTAAAATTATGAAAAGCTTGGAACAT ccTTGTGTTATTAAAATGCATGATATAGTTGACAAGCCCGATTCTGTGTATATGGTTTTGGAATTTATGAAAGGCGGAGATTTACTCAATCGCATTGTAAGCAATAAACGTTTATCGGAGAAAgtatcaaaattatatttctatcaAATGTGCCATgctgttaaatatttacatgataaag gcaTAACTCATCGAGACTTGAAGCCTGATAATGTATTACTTGAAACTTCCGATGAAGAAACATTATTAAAGGTTTCTGATTTTGGTTTGAGTAAGTTTGTACAGAAAGATTCTGTAATGCGTACGCTATGTGGCACACCTCTGTATGTTGCACCAGAAGTGTTGTTAACTGGTGGTCGAGGAGCCTATACCAAAAAAGTTGACATTTGGAGTTTGGGCGTTGTTCTATTTACTTG tTTGAGTGGCACTTTACCATTTTCTGATGATTATGGTTCGCCAGCCTGTgatcaaattaaaaaaggacAATTTCGCTTTAATCATCCCTCCTGGAAACAGGTTTCTCAGCGCGCAACTTCTCTTATTAAAAACATGCTCAACGTAGACCCTCAGCGTAGGCCTACTATTGATGATGTTCTGCAAAGTATGTGGCTAAAAGATCCAGTCATGTTACGCACTGCTAACAAACTTATGAATATCGAACCAATGGAGACAGAAGACCAAGAAAATTTCATAGAGCCACCCACTAAACGATCAAGACGATAA
- the LOC111686978 gene encoding sodium-coupled monocarboxylate transporter 2 isoform X1, with protein sequence MKEYQQFEKFHFHWADYLVFISMILLSTSTGIYYGYFRKEKIVKELQQEDVDNKDKIKTDFGSTKMSEYLLGSRKLKIFPVAMSLVGSYVSGVTILGTVSEIYNFGTQYWLIIVSIFCMSIVVSKVYLPVFAALRVGSSYEYLEVRFSSAVRSIASIMFVMDEMFFLPIILYVPAIAFNQVTGINIHIISSVICVICVFYTLIGGIKAVVHTDAWQILVMFLSVLVVVIFGTVYAHGFGNVFQSASEGGRLIFANINPSPYDRQTLWGVLIGGFFYWTSFNSVNQTMVQRYMSLPSLKKAQCSIVIFTIGIVLFISVCCFAGLLVYNFYKDCDPLSSGLITHDDQLLPVYVMQTVGSLHGIPGLFIAGVFGAALSSLSVVLNSTALVILEDIVKGCFHLKLSEKASSILVKSCIIVLGGVAVSLVFVLEQLSGILSVATSVTAIAAGTTCGIFTLGMLVPWSNNKGALAGALAGALMSGWISFGSQIAFAQGQVTPVKLPVSVSDCPISDYPLFGNSTSSPVDESDVFPLYRLSFHWINPIGVLTTVLVGTIVSFLTGPTVVKKLDADVISPVIHRFLPKECFPPTSTGDGDITRENTAQTLTYLLSDGSSKITDLDGSTDNSEKY encoded by the exons aTGAAGGAATATCAACAATTTGAAAAGTTCCACTTTCATTGGGCGGATTACTTAGTATTTATATCTATGATTCTTTTATCAACCAGTACTGGTATATATTATGGATATTTCag aaaagaaaaaatcgtCAAAGAATTACAACAAGAAGATGTTGACAATAAAGATAAGATTAAAACCGATTTCGGTTCAACAAAAATGAGTGAATATCTATTGGgttcaagaaaattaaaaatatttccagtTGCAATGAGTTTGGTCGGTAG TTATGTTTCTGGTGTGACTATTTTGGGAACCGTATCGGAAATCTATAATTTTGGCACCCAATACTGGCTAATAATTGTGTCTATATTTTGTATGTCAATTGTTGTTTCCAAAGTTTATTTACCAGTTTTTGCAGCACTACGTGTGGGATCTTCATATGAG taTTTAGAAGTGCGTTTCAGTTCCGCTGTACGCAGTATTGCCTCAATAATGTTTGTAATGGATGAG atgtttttcttgccaattattttatatgtaccTGCGATAGCATTTAATCAAG taaccGGCATTAATATTCACATTATAAGTAGTGTGATCTGTGTAATATGTGTATTTTATACACTAATT GGTGGTATCAAAGCTGTGGTCCATACTGATGCTTGGCAAATTTTGGTCATGTTTTTATCAGTTTTGGTTGTAGTTATATTTGGTACTGTATATGCTCATGGCTTTGGTAATGTCTTTCAAAGTGCCTCCGAAGGTGGCCGCTTAATATTTGCCAA TATTAACCCATCGCCCTATGATCGCCAGACGTTGTGGGGTGTTTTGATTGGTGGCTTTTTCTATTGGACTTCTTTTAATTCGGTTAATCAGACAATGGTGCAACGTTATATGTCTTTGCCATCCTTGAAAAAGGCTCAATGTTCGATAGTTATTTTTACCATTGGTATTGTGCTTTTCATATCGGTGTGTTGTTTTGCCGGTTTATTGGTGTATAATTTCTATAAGGATTGCGATCCCTTGTCATCCGGCTTAATAACG CATGATGATCAACTTTTACCCGTATATGTTATGCAAACTGTGGGAAGTCTACATGGCATACCAGGTCTGTTCATAGCCGGTGTCTTTGGTGCTGCTCTCAGCTCGCTTTCGGTAGTTTTGAATTCAACAGCTTTGGTTATTTTGGAAGATATTGTTAAAGGCTGCTTCCACTTGAAATTATCCGAAAAGGCTTCCTCTATATTGGTAAAGAGTTGTATTATTGTTCTTGGAGGTGTGGCTGTATCACTTGTTTTTGTCTTAGAACAATTAAGCGGTATATTAAGTGTGGCTACTTCGGTAACTGCTATTGCTGCTGGCACTACTTGTGGTATATTCACATTGGGCATGTTAGTGCCATGGAGTAATAATAAAGGTGCTTTGGCTGGTGCCTTGGCAGGTGCTTTAATGTCTGGCTGGATTTCATTTGGTTCACAAATTGCCTTTGCCCAGGGTCAGGTGACACCTGTAAAACTTCCAGTTTCCGTGTCGGATTGTCCTATTAGTGATTATCCATTGTTCGGCAACAGTACTTCGAGTCCGGTAGATGAATCAGATGTATTTCCTTTATATCGCCTATCATTCCATTGGATTAATCCTATTGGTGTACTTACTACCGTTCTAGTGGGCACAATAGTTTCATTCTTAACAGGTCCAACTGTTGTGAAGAAATTAGATGCTGATGTCATATCGCCAGTGATTCACAG
- the LOC111686976 gene encoding ATP-dependent RNA helicase WM6, with protein MADNDDLLDYEDEEQTETTVAETQEAPKKDVKGTYVSIHSSGFRDFLLKPEILRAIVDCGFEHPSEVQHECIPQAVLGMDILCQAKSGMGKTAVFVLATLQQLEPTENVVYVLVMCHTRELAFQISKEYERFSKYMPTVKVGVFFGGLSIQKDEESLKNVTPHIVVGTPGRILALIRNKKLNLKHLKHFILDECDKMLEQLDMRRDVQEIFRSTPHGKQVMMFSATLSKEIRPVCKKFMQDPMEVYVDDEAKLTLHGLQQHYVKLKENEKNKKLFELLDVLEFNQVVIFVKSVQRCMALAQLLTEQNFPAIGIHRGMTQEERLNRYQQFKDFQKRILVATNLFGRGMDIERVNIVFNYDMPEDSDTYLHRVARAGRFGTKGLAITFVSDEADAKILNEVQDRFDVNITELPDEIDLSSYIEGR; from the exons atggcCGATAATGATGATCTTTTAGATTACGAGGATGAGGAACAAACCGAGACCACCGTTGCCGAAACACAAGAGGCACCTAAAAAAGATGTTAAAGGTACCTACGTATCTATACACAGTTCTGGTTTCcgtgattttcttttaaaacctgAAATTCTAAGAGCTATTGTTGATTGTGGTTTTGAGCATCCTTCGGAAG taCAACATGAATGTATTCCCCAGGCTGTTCTAGGCATGGATATTCTCTGCCAGGCTAAGTCTGGTATGGGTAAAACAGCAGTATTTGTGCTTGCCACATTGCAACAGCTGGAACCCACTGAGAATGTTGTTTATGTTCTAGTCATGTGTCACACTCGTGAACTTGCATTCCAAATTAGTAAGGAATACGAACGTTTTTCCAAATATATGCCAACAGTTAAG gTTGGAGTTTTCTTTGGTGGCTTATCCATACAAAAGGATGAAGAATCTTTGAAAAATGTTACACCTCATATTGTTGTCGGTACCCCTGGTCGTATTTTGGCTTTGATTCGCAATAAGAAGTTGAACTTGAAgcatttgaaacattttattcTGGATGAATGTGATAAAATGTTGGAACAACTTG ATATGCGTCGCGATGTTCAGGAGATATTCCGCAGTACACCACATGGAAAACAAGTTATGATGTTTTCCGCTACTCTAAGCAAAGAAATTCGACCGGTTTGCAAAAAATTCATGCAAGAT CCCATGGAAGTGTATGTCGATGACGAAGCCAAGTTGACATTGCATGGTTTGCAACAGCATTATGTTAAGTTGAAGGAGaatgaaaagaacaaaaaactatttgaaCTTTTGGATGTACTAGAGTTTAATCAA GTCGTTATTTTCGTTAAATCTGTACAACGTTGTATGGCTTTGGCACAATTGCTAACTGAACAAAATTTCCCTGCCATTGGTATTCATCGTGGCATGACACAGGAGGAGCGTTTAAATCGTTACCAACAATTTAAGGATTTCCAAAAGCGTATATTGGTGGCCACCAATTTGTTTGGTCGTGGTATGGATATTGAACGTGTCAATATTGTCTTCAACTATGACATGCCCGAGGATTCCGATACCTATTTGCATCGTGTGGCCCGTGCTGGTCGTTTTGGTACTAAAGGTTTGGCCATTACCTTTGTTTCGGATGAAGCTGATGCCAAGATTTTAAATGAAGTCCAAGACAGATTTGACGTTAATATTACCGAATTGCCCGATGAAATCGATCTGTCATCTTACA TTGAGGGCCGATAA
- the LOC111686977 gene encoding uncharacterized protein LOC111686977 gives MESNKEQMLMMHTMCRNELSLLKINLEKFIEESERCQKLLNDFNAIGGGGGFNNIFGLIVFDRYMTQLVTVLNMARKFNIQLEINNLDQTVINAASNGCLDDTNFTQTRLLKDFIEWRNSIVQDGAIHDSIKTGRIKMTEHLFETNEDTLPSNDKARMLESLLRHENKSLLNHHKQPQSECFTNNSKKNTINDLLDIILPSRSLDIFQKDYTFHAYIVYVGDYKKREFFICQMDDYKTLYDISSNTNFKPIPREDLPTDDLFCVLEIKDTTLRKCVWRAVIVPDESTTSESQKYAYLIDFGEVIPITDQCTTFEAPLLYRQIPPLAIKCILEGVQENHSNCVIKDKKKCEQALHKNEFEKVTFRMLHQDNRVLHVVMLETPTKNDNNLIMTTNKQSNPFLDFEDLENDDENSSKNSAALQLPRSLLKQASPTKQPSLNIFNEVGDKIQLVVTHIVNPISFYGIIQNDYCSDYKTFSWHDQQISPLQKEMFPPPQLNDIVLSQYVKDDYWYRARVINIDTKRHLYEVFYVDFGNTEVVTLSKLAKCSKEQLKDPLRAVLFRLSNLSIVTMADENNETNSYSMKNRLKTAIANMVVTILDQILNVEIVQRINNDLVVRLIDSQYADIPKMLVDMGVVEEI, from the exons ATGGAATCGAATAAAGAACAAATGCTTATGATGCACACCATGTGTCGAAATGaattaagtttgttaaaaataaatctggAAAAATTCATTGAAGAAAGCGAACGCTGTCAAAAGCTTCTAAATGATTTTAATGCCATCGGCGGAGGAGGAggatttaataacatttttggcCTGATTGTTTTTGATCGTTACATGACACAGTTGGTCACTGTCTTGAATATGGCTCGCAAATTTAACATACAGCTGGAAATTAATAATTTGGATCAGACCGTGATAAATGCTGCATCCAATGGTTGTTTAGACGATACGAATTTTACCCAAACACGTTTACTGAAAGATTTTATCGAATGGAGAAATTCTATTGTGCAAGATGGTGCGATTCATGATAGCATTAAAACTGGTAGAATCAAAATGACTGAACATTTATTCGAAACAAATGAAGATACTTTACCTAGTAATGATAAAGCCCGAATGTTAGAATCTTTACTGAGGCATGAGAATAAAAGTTTGCTTAATCATCATAAGCAGCCACAGAGCGAATGCTTTACTAACAATTCCAAAAAGAATACAATCAATGATTTATTAGATATTATATTGCCTTCAAGAAGTCTTGATATCTTCCAAAAAGATTACACTTTTCATGCTTATATAGTTTATGTGGGAGACTATAAAAAAcgtgaattttttatttgccaAATGGATGACTACAAGACTCTATATGATATAAGCAGCAATACAAATTTCAAACCCATTCCGAGGGAGGATCTACCCACTGACGATTTGTTTTGTGTATTAGAGATAAAAGATACGACCCTGAGAAAATGTGTATGGAGAGCAGTGATTGTACCAGACGAAAGTACAACCTCTGAATCTCAAAAGTATGCTTATTTAATCGATTTTGGTGAAGTTATACCAATAACCGATCAATGTACAACATTCGAAGCACCTTTACTCTACAGACAAATACCTCCGCTGgctataaaatgtatattagaAGGCGTTCAGGAAAACCACTCGAATTGTgttattaaagataaaaaaaaatgtgagcAGGCCTTGCataaaaatgaatttgaaaAAGTAACATTTCGTATGTTACATCAAGACAACCGAGTGCTACATGTAGTCATGTTGGAAACACCCACGAAAAACGACAACAATTTAATAatgacaacaaataaacaatcaaATCCATTTTTAGATTTTGAAGATTTGGAAAATGATGATGAAAATTCAAGCAAAAACTCAGCTGCATTGCAATTGCCCAGGTCATTGCTAAAACAAGCTTCGCCTACAAAACAGCcgagtttaaatattttcaacgaaGTTGGTGATAAAATTCAACTAGTTGTAACACACATTGTCAATCCAATATCGTTTTATGGAATCATACAGAATGATTATTGCAGTGACTATAAAACGTTCTCTTGGCATGATCAACAAATATCACCCTTACAGAAAGAAATGTTTCCTCCACCACAACTAAATGATATTGTTTTATCGCAATATGTTAAAGATGATTATTGGTATCGTGCTAGAGTTATAAATATTGATACGAAAAGGCATCTTTATGag gttttttatgttgattttgGAAATACTGAAGTGGTAACTCTAAGTAAATTAGCTAAATGTTCTAAAGAACAACTTAAAGATCCCTTGCGTGCGGTTCTCTTTCGTTTGTCTAATCTTTCTATTGTAACGATGGCAGatgaaaataatgaaacaaattCGTATAGTAtgaaaaatcgtttaaaaactgCAATCGCAAATATGGTCGTTACGATACTTGATCAAATTCTAAATGTTGAAATTGTTCAGCGTATTAACAATGACTTGGTTGTGCGTTTAATTGATAGTCAATATGCCGATATACCCAAGATGCTCGTTGATATGGGCGTTGTTGAGGAAATctaa